In Thermosphaera sp., a genomic segment contains:
- a CDS encoding DUF5622 domain-containing protein — MGLKHGKYIYVDRLDGTFVKVRVLNIRFHKKTEEKIDVTNPTRYIVTGVVSERPPRKAVVISIEALPEEVKNAIRSIA, encoded by the coding sequence ATGGGTCTAAAGCACGGCAAATATATCTACGTTGACCGGTTGGATGGGACTTTCGTTAAGGTTAGAGTACTGAATATTAGGTTTCACAAGAAGACGGAGGAAAAAATAGATGTCACGAATCCTACTCGATACATTGTGACGGGAGTTGTTTCCGAGAGACCTCCTCGAAAGGCTGTTGTGATCAGTATTGAGGCGTTGCCCGAGGAGGTAAAAAACGCTATAAGATCAATCGCCTAG